One genomic window of Blastopirellula retiformator includes the following:
- a CDS encoding aldose epimerase family protein, protein MPKIMRCWSLLLLVASLLGTQFVLAADPAQTAAKSNPEMSIQSQPFGKTANGQEVTLFTVKNGDLEMELINYGATIVSLKAPDKNGVLANVNAGLDDVALYEGGHPYFGATVGRYANRIAKGKFSLNGKEYSLALNNGENTLHGGEKGFSRYVWDAKQVQEAHGIGVTFTRTSPDGEEGYPGDLTVSVSYLLTSDNQLIMEYQATTDAATVLNLTNHCYWNLAGAGSGKVYDHKLQLEANTYVPVSDALIPTGEILTVKGTPMDFTTMKPIGQDLQATGGDPIGYDHCFVLRSQDGKLALAATVKEPKSGRVMEIYTTEPGIQLYTGNFLSGSPAEARIGQHEAFCLETQHYPDTPNQPNFPSATLQPGEEFRSQTVHKFSVEK, encoded by the coding sequence ATGCCCAAAATTATGCGATGCTGGTCCCTCTTGTTGTTGGTCGCGAGCCTCTTGGGGACGCAGTTCGTCCTCGCCGCCGATCCAGCGCAAACCGCCGCAAAGAGTAACCCCGAAATGTCGATTCAGTCACAACCCTTCGGCAAAACCGCCAACGGACAAGAGGTGACCCTGTTCACGGTGAAGAACGGGGATCTCGAAATGGAATTGATCAATTACGGCGCCACGATCGTTTCGCTGAAGGCGCCTGACAAAAATGGCGTCCTGGCCAACGTCAACGCCGGCCTGGACGACGTCGCTTTGTACGAAGGAGGCCATCCCTACTTCGGCGCCACCGTCGGTCGCTACGCCAACCGCATCGCCAAAGGCAAATTCTCGCTGAATGGCAAGGAATATAGCCTGGCCCTGAACAACGGCGAAAACACCCTGCACGGCGGCGAAAAAGGTTTCAGCCGCTACGTCTGGGACGCCAAGCAGGTGCAGGAAGCCCACGGCATCGGCGTCACCTTCACCCGCACCAGCCCTGATGGCGAAGAAGGCTACCCCGGCGATTTGACCGTCAGCGTCAGCTATTTGCTGACCAGCGACAATCAGTTGATCATGGAATACCAAGCGACCACCGACGCCGCGACCGTCTTGAACCTGACCAATCACTGCTACTGGAATCTGGCTGGCGCCGGCAGCGGCAAGGTCTACGATCATAAGTTGCAATTGGAAGCCAACACCTACGTCCCGGTCAGCGACGCCCTGATCCCGACCGGCGAGATCCTGACCGTCAAAGGGACCCCGATGGACTTCACCACCATGAAGCCGATCGGCCAAGACCTGCAAGCGACCGGCGGCGATCCGATTGGTTACGACCACTGTTTCGTCCTTCGCAGCCAAGACGGCAAGCTGGCCCTGGCCGCCACCGTCAAAGAGCCGAAGTCAGGCCGCGTGATGGAAATCTACACCACCGAGCCGGGCATTCAGCTTTACACCGGTAACTTCCTGAGCGGCAGCCCGGCTGAAGCCCGGATCGGCCAACACGAAGCGTTCTGCCTGGAAACGCAACACTATCCCGACACGCCGAACCAGCCGAACTTCCCTTCGGCCACGCTCCAGCCGGGCGAAGAGTTTCGTTCGCAAACGGTTCACAAGTTCAGCGTCGAAAAGTAA
- a CDS encoding RNA polymerase sigma factor, producing MPSSADKQPKPDWPAIIAEHERWLRAILYARLRNSEDVEDAFQETFAAAITGSDKLRDLDRVGPWLYQIAVRQALQLRRKSGRQQQKIERFAQEAPAADERDPLVWLLADERQQQVREALAELPQRDAEILLLKYIDNWNYQQIADRIGASHSAVEARLHRARGRLRDKLRVRSVAGATRS from the coding sequence TTGCCTAGCAGCGCCGACAAGCAACCGAAACCTGACTGGCCCGCCATTATCGCCGAACACGAGCGATGGCTGCGCGCTATCCTGTACGCGCGATTGCGGAACAGCGAGGACGTGGAAGACGCCTTTCAGGAGACGTTCGCCGCGGCGATCACTGGCAGCGACAAGCTGCGGGATCTCGACCGCGTCGGACCTTGGCTATACCAGATCGCCGTGCGGCAAGCGTTGCAACTGCGGCGCAAGTCGGGGCGGCAGCAACAAAAGATCGAACGTTTTGCTCAAGAGGCCCCCGCGGCCGACGAGCGAGATCCGCTCGTCTGGCTATTAGCGGACGAACGGCAACAGCAAGTTCGCGAGGCGCTCGCCGAACTGCCGCAGCGCGACGCGGAGATCTTGCTGCTGAAGTACATCGACAATTGGAACTATCAGCAGATCGCCGACAGGATCGGCGCGAGCCATAGCGCCGTGGAAGCGCGACTGCACAGGGCTCGCGGGCGACTGCGCGACAAACTACGAGTACGGAGCGTCGCAGGAGCGACCCGGTCATGA
- a CDS encoding PDZ domain-containing protein — protein sequence MKLDWYSKGLMLAAMAASIGGGNVLLAQEAGGKVVEAKPLEEPAPAEKAESLEQATDRYWIGAKMAAEMPSLLKRHVPQLADKGVFVEGVFDGSPAAEAGLEAEDVVLELNGQPMTDARTLVDAVREGEGKSLKLVLLHNGQEKSLEVTPRKLTQADVVAIAQSGLMQGVEGAAEAPIMRRFIGPGQVMPQPGMKPQMHLMDSSSGVAIKVRVSREGDGPAMVHVEHDGKTYDVDAEHLNQLPPEVRTLAKRAVESGVFGPHGGLNIQSMMGPGLNGPMMQQQLQEIRQMLEEMKSQMRGAGEETPQPPAEDDHAI from the coding sequence ATGAAATTGGATTGGTATTCCAAAGGGCTCATGTTAGCCGCGATGGCCGCGAGTATTGGCGGCGGAAACGTACTGCTGGCTCAAGAGGCCGGCGGCAAAGTTGTGGAAGCGAAACCGCTTGAAGAACCTGCCCCCGCTGAGAAAGCGGAATCGTTAGAGCAAGCGACCGATCGCTATTGGATTGGCGCGAAGATGGCCGCCGAGATGCCGAGCCTGTTAAAGCGACATGTGCCGCAACTGGCCGACAAGGGGGTCTTTGTCGAAGGGGTCTTTGACGGCAGCCCTGCCGCGGAAGCGGGCCTGGAAGCGGAAGACGTCGTGCTGGAGCTGAATGGTCAGCCGATGACCGACGCGCGCACGTTGGTCGACGCCGTTCGCGAAGGGGAAGGCAAATCGCTGAAGCTGGTCCTCTTGCATAACGGCCAAGAGAAATCGCTGGAAGTCACCCCGCGTAAGTTGACGCAAGCCGATGTGGTGGCGATCGCCCAGTCAGGCTTGATGCAGGGCGTCGAGGGCGCGGCCGAAGCGCCGATCATGCGGCGGTTTATCGGACCGGGTCAGGTGATGCCGCAACCGGGTATGAAGCCGCAAATGCATTTGATGGACAGTTCGAGCGGAGTAGCGATCAAGGTTCGCGTGTCGCGCGAAGGAGACGGCCCGGCGATGGTCCATGTCGAGCATGACGGGAAGACGTATGACGTCGACGCCGAGCACCTGAATCAGTTGCCGCCGGAAGTGCGGACGTTGGCGAAGCGAGCCGTCGAAAGCGGCGTGTTTGGCCCGCACGGAGGTTTGAACATTCAATCGATGATGGGGCCGGGGCTCAACGGTCCGATGATGCAGCAGCAGCTGCAAGAGATCCGTCAGATGTTGGAGGAAATGAAATCGCAGATGCGCGGCGCGGGCGAAGAGACGCCGCAGCCGCCTGCGGAAGACGATCACGCGATCTAG